CGCTCTAAACGCTCGAATATGGCCTTTCCAACGGTTTTCGCGATATCTACGCTCGTAATCCTGTGCTCGCCCTTGCGGAAACTCCTCACCGCGAAGCTCTCGCTTACCTTAACAAAGCGCTCCACCGGAAGCGAAGCCACGAACTCCTCAATTCTCTTCAAAGCCCTCTCCGGCTCCTCCTCGGTTATCCCCTCGAAGCGCTCGCTCGCTACCTCGACTATGACCCTGTGGAGAAGCCTCGAACGCTCGTTCAGGTATGTCGAAACGCTCAGCTCCCTCTTCCGTCCTTTCTCGTCGGTGTAAAACGCTTTATCAACCTCTACCAAGACCCTTCCCTCGACGCCGAGGGGCTTCTCTTCCACCCGAAACGAAACTCCAAGGTCGGAGAGGAGCTTCTCAACCTCGGCCCTCGCGAAGTCCTCTATTCCCCGCGATGTCGTCAGGATTAGCCTCATACCCATCACTCCAGTATCGCTACAACCCCTTTCCACTTCTTCCCGAAGCACTCGCTCGCGATTGCGCTCTTTCCGGTCAGCTCCTCGAGGAACTTCAAAGCCGAGTCGCACTTCTTGAAGCCCGTCGCTATGCCCACTGTTACCCCCTCTATCTCCCTTACTCCTGCCCTCTTCTGGTTGTCGAGTTTCTCCTTTAGCTGGTCTCCATACTTCCAGAGGATTCTCCTTGGGTCGAGGAGAAGGTCTTTCTCAACGCCCTCGAGGACATCTTTGAAGTCCCAAACGAAGTCCCGGCTCTTTTCCTCCTCGCTCGCGAACAGCGTGAAGCGACCTGTCTGCCACTCTCTCAAAAGCCACCTCGCCGTTTCTTCCAAATCGACCTCTCCGCCGGCCTTTATCAGGCCCCGCTTTTCGCCTATCTGCCTTAGGATTTCCTCCTCGTTTTCGGCTTCGATGCCGAACTTCTCGGTTATGGCTTCCCTCCTCGTCTCAAGGATTCTGGAGATTAGCTTTAAGGCTGGCTTAACTGGCTCTTCAATCTTATCCGCCGGGAAGCCTCCTTTAATGACCAGCTCGTCGAAGTCGTCTATCGGAACGACTCCGGGGCTGTCGAGGAGCCAGAGCTTCTTGCTGAGCCTTATCAGTTGTTTCCCTTTCGTGTAGCCCGGTATTGGGGCGGTTCCAACGGCTCTTTTTCCCTTCAAAGTGTTGATTATCGTGCTCTTGCCGACGTTGGGGTAGCCTATCAGAGCGACCTTAACTTTCTCCTTCTCGTCCAGGAGGGGCTTTGCGAGCTTTTTGAGTTCCCTCCTCAGGATTCCAGTTCCTTTTCTCTCCCTCGCGGATATGAAGACCACCGGTATTTCGCTCTTCCGCTTGTACTCCTCGGCCCACTCCTTCGGCACCAAATCGGCCTTGTTCATGACGATGAGGAGCGGTTTGCCCTCTTCCTGAACGAGTTTCTCGAGCTTTCTGTTGCGCGTCCCTATCGGGTCCCTTGCATCGACTACCTCGACTATCACGTCGGCTTCGTCTATGACCTCCCTAACGACCTTCCAGGCCTTCCTCTGCTTCATCTCTAACCACCGTTATCTCGAATATTACAGTTCCCCCGTCGGTATAAGGCGGTCCTGGGTCGAGGCACTGGACGTAGGCTTTCTCTCCCCTTCCGAGGCCTAGCTCGCTCGGTTTAATACCCTTTCGCAGGGCCACTATGTAGGGTAGAAGCGACGCGAAGGCGTGGGTGCATATCGCGTCGGTCTCGTCCAGTTTTACCGTTGGGCCTTCTACAACGATTCTGTCACCTTCTTTGAATACAGGGCACCTTCCTCTCACTTCTTTGGCAACTATTTCCAACCGTTCCACGTTCTCACCGAAACTTAAATAAGGATTAATGCTCAAAAACTATTCGAGACCTTAATGGCTTAGCGATAACTATGATGGTGGTGCTCAAAGTGGCAGAGGATATTGAAGCGAAAATACGTCGTCTGAGGGAGCTCGGGAAGGTAACGGCCGAGCCCGAGACTCCCCCGGTTAAACCACCGACGGCTTCGGCGAAGAAGCCACCGCGCAGACCGCGCTCCATCAGTAGCATCCGCGAGAGGGAGAGGCGCAAGAGGATTCTTATTGGTGCGTCCATTCTAATCATTATCATCCTGATTATCTCAATCGGCGTTTACTCCTATATGCAGAGTAGAACTACTAATGAGCTCAAGAATTTACGCACACAAAAAGTAAATGAAGTCAACTATTACTTCTCCCACTACAACTTCTCCAACAAGGACTGTGCCCAAAAGGCAATTCAGATAAGGAACTCCGTCCTTGAGAAAATCCAGACGGCCAACAGCGTTGAGGAGTTAAAGGCGATAAACGTTAAGGTGTACTTTGACAAGGCCGTTCAGGCCTATCAGGAGTGTGTCAAAGAGCAGGAGCAGATAGCCTACGAAAAGCAGTTGAACCAGACAAAGCAGGAGAAGATTCAGGAAATCCAGACCGCGTTCCAGCCACTCCTCGCGATGCCCCTGCCAGACAGCCTGAGAACCAAGGTCGTCTCCGCCATGAAGACCCTTGAGAACCAGGTTATGAGTGCCAAGACCATTGAGCAGGTTAAGGCAATAAACCCCGACTCATACCTGCTCTCGCTCTGGAGGGACTACTACTTCTGGAAGATTGACAACATACCCGGCAACGATGTTATCCTTGAGAAGGGTGGCAACAAGGAGCTCCTTTCAAAGGCGGAAGCCAAGTCCATCCTCAGCGCTATAACTGACTACCGGGAGTTGCTCCAGTACAAGGTTTACAAGGTTCAGTACGTTGAGATTGCCCTCGTCCTGCCAAGGGACAGGATTACCGGTGGCTTCCTCAAGCCGGGCGACGCCGTGATGTTCTTTGCCAAGAACGGCACCAAGGGCTCCTACCGCGAGATAGTCAACCAGGGCTACGTTGAACTCGTCCTCCTCCCGACCAACGCCGGCCAGATTTCGGTCAGTGAATCCCAGAGCCAGAGCAGTTCCACCAGCTCCTCTACCTCGACCACCTACAACGAGAACCACGCATCGACCTACAATCCGGGCGACTTCCAGTACTCCAACGGCACCACCGTCTCAGACACCTACTCCAACTCCCAGAGCGCCAGCCAGAGCTCCTCTGCCAGCTACTCATACAACGTTAACCTCGCCGAGATACTGAAGGCAATAGCCGCCGGAAAGATACAGGCCAGCGACCAGGCGAAGGAGGCCCTTCAGAGCTACGGATGGAAGGTCATAGACCTCGAACAGTCCTCGGACATGCTGGTGCTTCCACCCAACACCGAGTTCCTCGTAATCGTTAAGGTTCCGTCAATCTTCGTCCCGGACATACTCCAGAACCAGCAGTACCTCTACGTGGCAAAGGTTTCAACGTGAGGTGGTGCCCATGAGGAGACTCCTTTCAATTCTTTTGCTTTTCACCCTGTTACTCTCGTTTCCAGCCTTCTCTCTGGCCCAGGATTACACCCTTCCCGGCACGCTTCCGGGTGGGATGAGTTACAATAACATAGGCCTCCTTGGTGAAATAATGGTAGATTTCAACGTCACGCTCGTTAATACTGCCCCCTACCCCAAGTACGTTCTCGTGAACCCCAGGTATGACTTCAGGGTCCTCCGTGGGAACGGTAGTGAGTACCTCTACAACTACAGGGCCCCTGACGGAGAAATTAGGGGTGTTGTTTCGAGGGGGCTTCTCTCCAAGTCCGTTAACTACCTCGTCGGTTTCTGGCTCGCACCCTACGAGACCGTCGTGGTCAACTTCAGGATAACCGAAAACGCCTCCTACACTGTTCCACTCCTCGACTACAACTCGCCCTGTGGCGACGTTGGTAGGCTGACCAAGCTCACATACTCCAATGGCACGCTCGTGAGCGCTGTCCTTAACGACAACGGTGGCCTGGACAAGCTCGTCTGTGGTTCGGTGTATCCACAGCTCATAAACAAGCCCACCTTCCTGAGCGTTCGCTCAATGTTCCCGCTCCTCGACAGGAACATAAAGGTGCTTAAGTACGAGGGTTTAGTTGACTTCAGGATTACCAACGTTCCAAACTACGAGAACGATGACAAGCTGTTCCACGTCTTCTTCGCGGTTGCACAGCCCATCATATTCCTCGACGGCAGAACCTACGGTTACACGCCCAACTACACCATGACCTACCAGGAGTACCTTCATAAGTTCGTCCTGGAATATTCGGGCAATAGCGGGCCCGAGAGGAAGGCTGTTAACGTAACGATGCCCGAAAACAGCCTGTTTAAACTAACCAACACCCTCATCTCCGGCGTTAAGGTTGGCTCCCCCGTTAAGGTTGAGAGGAAGCCTTATAACGGCCCGAACTTCCCGGTGTGGGTAGTCTTCATGGGTGACAGAATTGATATAACCTACCGCGTGAGCTGGAATAACAACTCCGGACGGTGAGAGTTCGTGTTCGGCGAGAAAAAGAAGAAGGGGGAGGGGTTCTCCTGGATAGATGAAATACTTTCCGGTAACGAGGACCCGCTTGAGAAGGTCCTCAAGAAGCAGGAGAAGGAAGAGGAACCTCCCCTCCCGTTTTCGTCTTCCGGTGGAAGCCTTGAGGAGATACTCGGTGGCGTTTCAGAGGACACCACCAAACCTCCAAAGAAAACTCCCGAGACTCCGACCGCAACCGGTGCCGACCTGCTTAGCTCAATCCTCGGTGGTCAGTCCGCTGATTCGGCCAAGGTCAAGCCGGAACCTGTTACCGGTGCCGAGACCGGCGCTGACCTGTTGAGTTCCCTCCTTGGGGGCTCCTCGACCCCCCAGCCGAAACCAAAGCCCAAGCCGGTTGAATCAAAGGCCTCACGTTCACCTCCCGTCCCCACAACGAAGGGTAGCGAGACCGGTGCCGATTTCCTGAGCGAGATTCTTTCAAAACCCGAGCCTGCTCCAGTTCCTGCTGAGACGCTCCCAAGGCCCAGGAGAAAACCGTCGGCCAACATACAGGACATCCTGGGCTCGTCAACGCCTGAGGAGCCATCCTTTGCCGGCAGGGGAGAGGTTCTTGACGCCTATGGAAACGTCCGTATCCTCAAGGTCAAGGGCGAGCCGGTTCCCATTTACGAGGTTCGCTTCCCCAAACTCAGCCGGGAGGAGCAACAGCTCTTCAAGCGCATTAAGGAGAGGGCCATCACCGAAATTCAGATAGACCCAACGGCGATACCAAACCCGGAGGAGCGCAGGAAGGTCTTCCTCAACGCGGTAAAGAAGATGATTAAGGAGGAGGCACCTCACTACTCCGAAGGAAGAATTGAGGTCTTGGCCGACATGATAGTCCAGCAGATGATAGGCTACGGCAAGCTCGACCCGCTCGTCAGGGACGACAACCTTGAGGAAATTATGGTCATAGGAACCGGAAGACCGGTTTACGTCTGGCACAGGCGTTTCAACATGTGTAAGACCAACATAACGTTTCCCGAGGAGAAGGAGATACTCAACATCATCGAGAGGATAGCGAGGGAAGTCGGCAGGAGGATTGACCAGCAGAGTCCACTCCTCGACGCCCGTCTCCCGGATGGAAGCCGTGTTAACGCGACGATTCCGCCGATAAGCCTCGACGGCCCGACGATAACCATCCGTAAGTTCAAGAAGGACCCACTCACCATAATCGACCTCATCAAGTATGGAACCATAAATTCGGAGATAGCGGCTTTGTTCTGGGTTTTCGTTGACGGTCTCGGCGTTAAACCGGCCAACGTTCTCGTCGCTGGAGGAACCGGTTCCGGAAAGACCACAATGCTGAACTCCCTTGGAATGTTCATCCCACCGAGCGAGCGTGTTATAAGTATAGAGGATACCGCCGAGCTCCAGCTCCCGGTGGAGCACTGGATAAGGCTTGAGACGAGGCCACCGAACCTCGAGGGCAAGGGAGAGGTCACTATGGACGACCTCGTCAAGAACACCCTCCGTATGCGTCCCGACAGAATCATCGTCGGTGAGGTTCGTGGTCCCGAGGCAAGGACGATGTTCACAGCTATGAACACCGGTCACGATGGCTGTATGGGAACAATCCACGCAAACAGCGCCCGTGAGACGATAGTCAGGCTTGAAAGTCCGCCGATGAACGTCCCGAGGATTATGATTCCTGCCCTTGATATAATCATCATGCAGGTTCGCTTCCACAGCAGGAAGAAGGGAACCATAAGGCGCGTTACGGAGATAGCGGAGGTTTCGGGAATAGAGGGTGAGAGCATACAGCTCAACAAGCTCTACAAGTACGACCCGGCCAAGGATGAACTCGTTCCCACTGGAGTTCCGAGCAGAACCCTTAACACACTTGCCCACCATACCGGAATGAGTATAAAGGAGATAGAGCTTGAGATTGAAAAGCGCAAGATAGTCCTCGAATGGATGATTGAGAACGGTATCAGGAGCATAGACAAGGTTGGATACTACATCAGGCAGTTCTACATCGACGAAGAGGGGCTCATGAAGAAAATAGAGGCCTCGAGCAGTATTGAGACCAGTAAACAGATTCAACGGATGATGTGAGGTGTTATCATGGGGCTCATCGAATTCCTTGAGAAGTTGGGTGGCAAGACGATAGAGATTACCGAAAAGCCCCTTCGTCGCGTTCCACAGGGTAAGTCTATTCAGGAAAGACTCCGCGCCCTCAAGGAACTCCAGAAGGAGGTAGAGCAGGAAAAAGTTCAAACGGAACAGGAAAAGCTCGTCGAAGAGCTGATTGAGTGGCGCAAGGAGGAGATAAGTAAGCCCTTCTCGGAGAGGCTTGCCGAGACTATACTCAAGTACTTCAGGGGTCCAGTTGAGTCACTCACGAACTCCATCAAGGGGCTCGACCAGGACCTGTACCGGGCGAGCATTTTCATGCCCAAGGAGAAGTACGTAGCCTACATGCTCGGCGTTGCAATGATATCCGGGTTCTTTGGCTTCGTGTTCGCGTACCTCCTCTACATGCCCATAGACACTTCAATCCTCATCGGGCTCCTTGGATTCATAGGCGGGTTCTTTTACATGAGGCAGTATCCCAAGATGGTGTGGAAGAAGCGCGTAACCGAAGTTGAGAGGACGATGCCCTACGCTCTGAGGCACATGGCGTCCCTCCTCAGCGCCGGCGTTGGTATAGCCGAGGCAATACTGTCGGTCGCGAAGGCGGATTACGGAGTTCTCTCGGAGGAGTTCGAGCTAATCTTGAGGGACATGAGGACAGGTTCCTCCTTCGAAGACGCCCTCACCAAGTTCGAGGAGAAGATGGCCTCGGAGAACATAAGCAGGGTCGTTAAGCAGATTTTGAGGGCCGTTAAGTTCGGTGGAAACCTTGCGGAGATACTCTACAAGCTCGCAGAGGACTTCTCGTTCGAGTACAGGATGAAGCTCGTTGAGTACGTGCAAAAGGTCAACGGTATAGCGTTCATCTACATGTTCATGACCATAGTTATGCCGACGATGTTCGTCGTGGGTGTTCTGGCCGGTTCGGTGATGGCCCAGCAACTGATATTTGACATCCAGACCCTCGCGATTATCCTAATCTTCGCCTTCCCGGCGATGTCCCTGATTATCATCAACATGATTAAGAAGGCTGAACCGAGGTGAGAGTGTTGGCCAGAAAGGGAATATCATCGCTCCTCGTTGCACTCTTCGAGAGAATAATCCCCGAGAGGTACCTGAAGCGTTACGAACTATATATATACTCAGCCGGTATTAACTTCCTTGCCACTGAGTACCTTGTGGTGTCATTCCTCCTTGGTGTCATAGCGGGACTCGCTGTTTCTCTCCTGACCAACGGACTCTATGGTCTCTTGGCCTTCCTTGTGGGCTTCCTGGGGATGGCCTTTGTATACCCCTACTGGAGAACCTCCAAGAGAATAGAAGACATGGAGAGGAACCTTCCGGATGCGTTCTTCTACCTTGCCAGCTCCCTTAGGGCGGGTATCTCCTTCTCCGAGGCCCTTGAAGAGCTGACGACTGCCAAGTTCGGCGCCCTCACAGAGGAGTTCAAGAAGACCGTGGCCGAGATAAAGAAGGGCCGTTCAACGGTGGACGCCCTCAGGGCCTTCGCAATAAGGAACAGGAAGTCGCAGGTTATCTACCGCTCGATGATGATTATCATTGAAGCCCTCGAAAGGGGAGCACCAATGAGCGACGTCTTGGTCTTCGTCGGAAACGACGTTCGTGAAATCCTTAGGATAAAGCAGGAGAGGAAAGCCTCAACGGGAATGCAGGCGATGTTCTTCATAGTGACGAGTGGTTTCGTGGGCCCGATGATTCTCGGTATAGTCACGAAGGTTATGGAGTCAATGAGCGGTCCGGGAACAGGTGTTAACCTGCCCGTTGCTTCGATGACGAACATACTGTTCATCTTCGTGATAATCCAGGCCCTCGTTTCGGGACTGGGAATAGGAGTAATAAGAGAAGGGAGCTACAACGCCGGACTAAAGTACGCGGCGTTGCTCGTTGCCATGAGTTCAGTTATCTTCAAGGGCGCTACCCTCATCAACATCGGGTTCTGACTTCTTTACCTCTATTACCTCGACCTCAAAAATCAGCGTCTTTCCTGCAAGCGGATGGTTGAAGTCGAGTGAAACCATACCATCCTCGACCTTGAGTATCTTGGCTATCCCTGAGTCGGTCATGACGTAGAGCCCTTCCTGGGGCTCGAGGCCGGCCTTCGTGAACTCTTCAACGGGAACCTTGATGATGAGCTCCGGGTTGGGCATGCCGTACGCCTTCTCCGGCGGAATAGTGACGGTTTTCTTCTCCCCCGGCTCCATACCTATTATGGCCTCGTCAAGTCCAGGGATAATCTCGCCAACGCCAATTCTGGCCCACATGGGACCGTACTCCCTGTCCTCAACGTAAACTCCGTGCTTCTTTGCGAGTTCTTCTATGCTCGTGTCAAAAACTTCACCGTTCTCAAACCTTCCAACGTAGTTGAACAGAACGTAATCGCCAGCTTCAACCTTCATTTCCTTCAACTCCAAAAATTGCCTCAGTTGAGGACTTACTTCGTCCCTTTATAACTCTTTTGGTGAGTGTTTTTCTCGTGCGGTAGGTATATAAGCTCCTTTACCCAATGTTATACTGGTGGATGGTATGGGATATCTTTCTGACATCCTTAAGGATGAATACGGTAACCTGGAGGTTCGTGAAGTATACTCCTCCAGGCTTGGGGACACCGAGGTTGAGATAGTGGAAGTGAGTTCCGGGGCCGAGAAGTTCATAGCCATGTTCCAGAGTATTCCCATGAAGGAGGGAATCTACAAGTGGTCGTTAATCATAACGAGTGCCCACAATACGCGCACGATAAAGGGCATGGATGACCTCGACGGCATAAAACTTGCCCTGAGGTCAAGCGTTGATGCGATGATAAAGGGAATAAAAGGTGAGTGACTACTCCTCTGGGAGGATGTAGTAGATGTAGTGGGGCCTGTTCGTTATCTCGTCTATGAAAACCACCGTGCCGTTTCTCGGCGGTTTGAGGTAGTGGACTTCCCCCTTTCTCGTCGTTACCGCAGCGAAGGCGTCTCCGGTTCTAACCCTGTTTCCAACGTTCGCTATCAGGGTTTTGGTGAAGCCCTCAACGGGGAGAAGCATTAGCTCGTCGCCTTTTTTCAGGTAAATCCTTGTCCTGCCGTCCGTGAGAACGAGGACAGCATCGGCGGTCATCCTGTTGGTCGTCCTGTCCACGTAGAGGTAAAAGCGGTCGTAGACCTCCTTGATTAAGAACTTCGCCTTTTCGCCGATGAATTCTGGAACTGGGTCTTCTTTCCTGAGCCACACCTCAATGTTGCCGTCAATTATCACGCAGTCCCTCGTAACCCGTCCGTTTTCAACGCACTCCTCCTTTCTGCCTTCCACGTAGAGTTTTGGAACCCTCTCCATACTCTCACCTAAATTTTACTGGCCCGTAAACCTTTTAAACTTCTCCCCCGTTACCATTCCCAGTGGCTCAAAATGTCCACTAAAGTCAAGTTCATTGCGTTGCTGACAATAACGGTAATTCTAATGTCGCTGTTAATGGACAGCTATTCTTTTTCGGCACCGCACAAGAAGAACCCCGAAGCGGCCGATTTCCTGACGTTTCTCATTTTCCTTGGAGTTTTCGTCGGGCTTTTGATTCTCGTAGTGTTTGCTCTCTACATAAGGGATTTACCCGGAGCCGGGACGAGATGGACAAATGAGAAGGGAAGTTCACCAATATCGACTGCCATTGCATCCACCGTGGCGAGCATTCTCTCGATGCTGGTGTTCTGGACAATAGCCAAGTGGAGTAGTGAGTCGGGCAAGTCAACTTGGATATGCGTTCCAAACGTTACGAACGTTACGAATGCTAACGTTACGAACGCTACTGTCAGTAATACCACGCTTTTCTTTAACGCTTCTGTCAACAACGCTTCCACCAACGTGACCTCCAACCTCACAAACTGTACCCTCGTCCCCGATGTCAACCCACTCATCAGTGGAAACGGCAACTATACAACGAAGTTCGCCCACAACCCCGTTGCCACACACCTCTGGTTAGTATTCCTTCTTCCGTTCCTTTTCGGGCTCATCTACCTGGCGGGTTACTACGTGGAACTGGCAAGGGAGAGAGTTGAGAAGAAAAGGAAAATCGAGAAGGCCATCGAGTTTGACAGGAACCTTGACGAGCTTGGTCTTGAGAAATTCTCCGACCCCAGGGAGGCAATCGTGGAAATTTACAAGAACGCCGTGCTGTGGCTTGAGGGCCTTGGCATACCCTACAAGGAGAGCTGGACCCACTGGGAGCACGCCGAGCACGTTAAATACATGCACGAGGCCTTCGTCGAGCTCACAAAGCTCTTCGAGAAGGCGAAGTACGCCCCAGAAAGGCTAAGCTGGAACGACGCTGAGAGGGCTCTTGAGGTTTACAACAAGCTAAGGGGGAAGGCCCGTGAGCTTGCGGAAATTGATTGAGAGTTTCAAGGGCAGAATCATCCTCATGGGTCTCCTCGTTTTTCTCTCGGTAGTGCCGGGGGAGTACTACGTCCGCTGGATAGCGGTGCTGGCCCTTGCAGTGCTCCTCGGGATTATTCTCCTCCAATACGACGTCAAGATTCAATATTCCTCCCGGCGGGAGGAGGATTACACCCGTCCGCTCAAGCCCGAGTTTGAGAGGGCACTCACGATTGTGGACAGGGCCAAAGCCGGTAAGGGAAAGCTTGCGGAGGAGGAGCTCCTTGAGATACTGTACATCCTCTACGATGGAAAGTTCAACTACCAGGAGCTCCGCTCCAATCCGCCCCCCGCGTTGAAGGCGTTTTACTCATCCCCTAACCCATATGAGGGCCTTAAAAAGGCCATAAAAATTCTGGAGGCTGAGCTGAATGAAGATTGAAGAGGTTCACGAAAGGTCCAACCTCATCCTGGCTGAGGTGGGCAAGGCCATAGTCGGAAAGAAAAACGTGCTGAAGATGATACTCACGACGATTTTGGCCGATGGCCACATTCTCCT
The Thermococcus sp. 21S9 DNA segment above includes these coding regions:
- a CDS encoding GTPase — encoded protein: MKQRKAWKVVREVIDEADVIVEVVDARDPIGTRNRKLEKLVQEEGKPLLIVMNKADLVPKEWAEEYKRKSEIPVVFISARERKGTGILRRELKKLAKPLLDEKEKVKVALIGYPNVGKSTIINTLKGKRAVGTAPIPGYTKGKQLIRLSKKLWLLDSPGVVPIDDFDELVIKGGFPADKIEEPVKPALKLISRILETRREAITEKFGIEAENEEEILRQIGEKRGLIKAGGEVDLEETARWLLREWQTGRFTLFASEEEKSRDFVWDFKDVLEGVEKDLLLDPRRILWKYGDQLKEKLDNQKRAGVREIEGVTVGIATGFKKCDSALKFLEELTGKSAIASECFGKKWKGVVAILE
- a CDS encoding TIGR04076 family protein; translation: MERLEIVAKEVRGRCPVFKEGDRIVVEGPTVKLDETDAICTHAFASLLPYIVALRKGIKPSELGLGRGEKAYVQCLDPGPPYTDGGTVIFEITVVRDEAEEGLEGR
- a CDS encoding DUF515 domain-containing protein, which encodes MAEDIEAKIRRLRELGKVTAEPETPPVKPPTASAKKPPRRPRSISSIRERERRKRILIGASILIIIILIISIGVYSYMQSRTTNELKNLRTQKVNEVNYYFSHYNFSNKDCAQKAIQIRNSVLEKIQTANSVEELKAINVKVYFDKAVQAYQECVKEQEQIAYEKQLNQTKQEKIQEIQTAFQPLLAMPLPDSLRTKVVSAMKTLENQVMSAKTIEQVKAINPDSYLLSLWRDYYFWKIDNIPGNDVILEKGGNKELLSKAEAKSILSAITDYRELLQYKVYKVQYVEIALVLPRDRITGGFLKPGDAVMFFAKNGTKGSYREIVNQGYVELVLLPTNAGQISVSESQSQSSSTSSSTSTTYNENHASTYNPGDFQYSNGTTVSDTYSNSQSASQSSSASYSYNVNLAEILKAIAAGKIQASDQAKEALQSYGWKVIDLEQSSDMLVLPPNTEFLVIVKVPSIFVPDILQNQQYLYVAKVST
- a CDS encoding CpaF family protein; this translates as MFGEKKKKGEGFSWIDEILSGNEDPLEKVLKKQEKEEEPPLPFSSSGGSLEEILGGVSEDTTKPPKKTPETPTATGADLLSSILGGQSADSAKVKPEPVTGAETGADLLSSLLGGSSTPQPKPKPKPVESKASRSPPVPTTKGSETGADFLSEILSKPEPAPVPAETLPRPRRKPSANIQDILGSSTPEEPSFAGRGEVLDAYGNVRILKVKGEPVPIYEVRFPKLSREEQQLFKRIKERAITEIQIDPTAIPNPEERRKVFLNAVKKMIKEEAPHYSEGRIEVLADMIVQQMIGYGKLDPLVRDDNLEEIMVIGTGRPVYVWHRRFNMCKTNITFPEEKEILNIIERIAREVGRRIDQQSPLLDARLPDGSRVNATIPPISLDGPTITIRKFKKDPLTIIDLIKYGTINSEIAALFWVFVDGLGVKPANVLVAGGTGSGKTTMLNSLGMFIPPSERVISIEDTAELQLPVEHWIRLETRPPNLEGKGEVTMDDLVKNTLRMRPDRIIVGEVRGPEARTMFTAMNTGHDGCMGTIHANSARETIVRLESPPMNVPRIMIPALDIIIMQVRFHSRKKGTIRRVTEIAEVSGIEGESIQLNKLYKYDPAKDELVPTGVPSRTLNTLAHHTGMSIKEIELEIEKRKIVLEWMIENGIRSIDKVGYYIRQFYIDEEGLMKKIEASSSIETSKQIQRMM
- a CDS encoding type II secretion system F family protein, translating into MGLIEFLEKLGGKTIEITEKPLRRVPQGKSIQERLRALKELQKEVEQEKVQTEQEKLVEELIEWRKEEISKPFSERLAETILKYFRGPVESLTNSIKGLDQDLYRASIFMPKEKYVAYMLGVAMISGFFGFVFAYLLYMPIDTSILIGLLGFIGGFFYMRQYPKMVWKKRVTEVERTMPYALRHMASLLSAGVGIAEAILSVAKADYGVLSEEFELILRDMRTGSSFEDALTKFEEKMASENISRVVKQILRAVKFGGNLAEILYKLAEDFSFEYRMKLVEYVQKVNGIAFIYMFMTIVMPTMFVVGVLAGSVMAQQLIFDIQTLAIILIFAFPAMSLIIINMIKKAEPR
- a CDS encoding type II secretion system F family protein — protein: MARKGISSLLVALFERIIPERYLKRYELYIYSAGINFLATEYLVVSFLLGVIAGLAVSLLTNGLYGLLAFLVGFLGMAFVYPYWRTSKRIEDMERNLPDAFFYLASSLRAGISFSEALEELTTAKFGALTEEFKKTVAEIKKGRSTVDALRAFAIRNRKSQVIYRSMMIIIEALERGAPMSDVLVFVGNDVREILRIKQERKASTGMQAMFFIVTSGFVGPMILGIVTKVMESMSGPGTGVNLPVASMTNILFIFVIIQALVSGLGIGVIREGSYNAGLKYAALLVAMSSVIFKGATLINIGF
- a CDS encoding peptidylprolyl isomerase; amino-acid sequence: MKVEAGDYVLFNYVGRFENGEVFDTSIEELAKKHGVYVEDREYGPMWARIGVGEIIPGLDEAIIGMEPGEKKTVTIPPEKAYGMPNPELIIKVPVEEFTKAGLEPQEGLYVMTDSGIAKILKVEDGMVSLDFNHPLAGKTLIFEVEVIEVKKSEPDVDEGSALEDN
- a CDS encoding DUF2118 family protein, translated to MERVPKLYVEGRKEECVENGRVTRDCVIIDGNIEVWLRKEDPVPEFIGEKAKFLIKEVYDRFYLYVDRTTNRMTADAVLVLTDGRTRIYLKKGDELMLLPVEGFTKTLIANVGNRVRTGDAFAAVTTRKGEVHYLKPPRNGTVVFIDEITNRPHYIYYILPEE
- a CDS encoding DUF4129 domain-containing protein codes for the protein MSTKVKFIALLTITVILMSLLMDSYSFSAPHKKNPEAADFLTFLIFLGVFVGLLILVVFALYIRDLPGAGTRWTNEKGSSPISTAIASTVASILSMLVFWTIAKWSSESGKSTWICVPNVTNVTNANVTNATVSNTTLFFNASVNNASTNVTSNLTNCTLVPDVNPLISGNGNYTTKFAHNPVATHLWLVFLLPFLFGLIYLAGYYVELARERVEKKRKIEKAIEFDRNLDELGLEKFSDPREAIVEIYKNAVLWLEGLGIPYKESWTHWEHAEHVKYMHEAFVELTKLFEKAKYAPERLSWNDAERALEVYNKLRGKARELAEID